The Salvelinus namaycush isolate Seneca chromosome 16, SaNama_1.0, whole genome shotgun sequence genome has a segment encoding these proteins:
- the LOC120061369 gene encoding renin-like gives MALLMQCWVCVITLSLTMTTSHALQRISLKKMPSIRETLHEMGVSPAQLFTELAQKSKDDLSPSNGTAPTPLINYLDTQYYGEISIGSPAQMFNVVFDTGSANLWVPSHSCSPLYTACFTHNRYDSSKSRTHIKNGTGFSIQYASGNVRGFLSEDVVVVGGIPVVQVFAEATALPAIPFIFAKFDGVLGMGYPNVAIDGITPVFDRIMSQHVLKEEVFSVYYSKDPMHKPGGELVMGGTDPEYYTGTFNYMGTSEAGKWEVNMKGVTVGEEMLFCKEGCTAVIDTGSSYITGPASSVSVLMKTIGATELAEGGYTVNCDLVKSLPSVTFHLGGHEYSLTEEDYILWQSQFGEDICSVTFRGLDVPPPTGPIWILGANFIARYYTEFDRRNNRIGFATAV, from the exons ATGGCCCTGCTGATGCAATGCTGGGTGTGTGTGATTACTCTGTCACTCACGATGACCACCAGCCATGCCTTACAAAG GATCAGTCTGAAGAAGATGCCCTCCATAAGAGAAACCCTACATGAGATGGGTGTGTCCCCAGCGCAGTTATTCACTGAATTGGCCCAGAAGAGCAAAGATGACCTCTCCCCCAGCAACGGGACAGCCCCCACCCCCCTCATCAACTACCTGGAT ACCCAGTACTATGGGGAGATCAGTATTGGTTCTCCTGCCCAGATGTTCAACGTAGTGTTTGATACAGGCTCAGCCAACCTGTGGGTGCCCTCACACAGCTGTTCCCCTCTCTATACTGCCTGCT TTACCCACAACAGATACGACAGTTCTAAGTCCCGGACGCACATCAAGAACGGGACAGGTTTCTCCATCCAGTATGCCTCTGGAAACGTCAGGGGATTCCTGAGTGAGGATGTGGTTGTG GTGGGTGGCATCCCAGTGGTCCAGGTATTTGCAGAGGCCACAGCCCTGCCTGCCATCCCCTTCATCTTTGCCAAGTTTGACGGGGTCCTTGGGATGGGCTACCCCAACGTGGCCATTGACGGTATCACCCCTGTGTTCGACCGCATCATGTCCCAGCACGTCCTCAAGGAGGAGGTCTTCTCTGTCTATTATAGCAA GGACCCAATGCACAAACCAGGTGGAGAGCTAGTGATGGGAGGAACAGACCCAGAGTACTACACTGGTACCTTCAACTACATGGGCACCAGTGAGGCAGGAAAATGGGAGGTCAACATGAAAGG ggtgACAGTGGGGGAGGAGATGCTGTTCTGTAAGGAAGGCTGTACGGCAGTGATTGACACAGGCTCCTCCTACATCACAGGCCCCGCCTCCTCTGTGTCTGTACTGATGAAAACCATTGGAGCCACAGAACTGGCAGAGGGAGGG TACACTGTAAACTGTGACCTGGTGAAGTCCTTACCCAGTGTCACCTTCCACCTCGGAGGACATGAGTACTCACTCACTGAGGAGGACTACATCTTATGG CAATCTCAGTTTGGAGAGGACATCTGTAGTGTGACCTTTAGGGGTTTGGATGTGccgcctcctactggccctatCTGGATCCTGGGAGCTAACTTCATCGCCCGCTACTACACAGAGTTTGACCGTCGCAACAACCGCATAGGCTTCGCCACAGCAGTCTGA